Part of the Cyprinus carpio isolate SPL01 chromosome A1, ASM1834038v1, whole genome shotgun sequence genome is shown below.
aagaagatggatggatggatgtttacatttttgacaaaaaaagttttataaaatgataaacctcacattttagcttttaaattatttataagaaaTGGATCAAAATCAAAAGGATAAATTATAGCCATTTTATCGGCTCCAGAAACAATTCAAGAATGCACATTAGCTCAATTCAGAAACCATTAGAATGCACATTAGCTTGTTTTCAGTGTGAGATTTCCaaaaattctgtccatttttcaCACTGGTCTGAACACAAACAGCAgacaaactgaatgaaaatgtaactccactgtctgacagcaggtggtgtgCATAGAACCATAGATATAGGCTAGGTCTATATGCTGCTTTAATTGGCATTACACGGAGGGAAGAGGAAAAGCAAATGCCGGCGAAACTTTTCTTAAGACAGAAGGTTCCCCCTTATGAATTCAGAAATTTCATTCATATAGCTTTCATATATTATTTCTCTCAGCACACTGCCCCCCTTCATGTTTTCAAACAAATGAAACCTACGCTCAATGTTGCACCTGCGCGAAACTTTGCTTGATGCTGAATACGCTATTTACTTTAagtttttccaaatatttataGACTAATCCATATTAAGATGAAGAGGTTATTCAGTCAAGAACAGGTCTTAGCAGAGTGATTTATATTTTGatcttaattaacattaataaatagcAAGAGGTAGCCTACTTTCAGACCAAATGCACAGATCTGACACACATCCGATTTTCTCCCAACAGTTTACGTTTTAAGTTTAcgttaaaactttttattttaactcaGTTCAGACTGCGCTTACGATCATAAAAACAGGCGTTTTGActtaattttgtgtgtatttgtccattCATGTGCAATAAGAAGCAGAAGTGAACCTAGGTTATAACAACATATTGCTTTATTGCTTTATTCATGTAAAATTCAGCACAGATACTCTTCTAAAGACACCAAACTCATTTTACAATCATTAACTGAGTATTGTGAAACCAAGGAAGAAGGTTTCATGATATTCCAACATATATTTTGTGACTCAAAGAGGAGCGTGCAAGCCATACTGTATGCTCAGTACTTGAGACTGAGTCTGATCACCATATTTTATTACAGAACTGCAAGAAAATAATccaaattatgatttaaaactgttttggatgATCATGTTTCACATATAATTAGCCTATAGCCTACATCAAATTATAGttgttcaaataaacaaatatttccagCTCATAGATGATCATTCAAAAATAGACTGATCATATCCTGTGTGACTGAATAGCATAATACTGTATGCAAAAACGGGAGgtcaatcataataaatataatataagaataaacCAAAGAACTTTTGGTTAGTCTAATGTATGAAAACTCTGCCGGAATGAATACTTGATATGTAGCCTATGTTTTAAATAGGCTAcacattacttaatatatatcCTTTGTGTAATAGTCTACCagtagtatttaaaaatacaaaatcgcTGTCTGGTAAGCCATTGACTGGCTGAATGTGCAGCAAGACAGTTGCCTTTGGATTTGGACACAACCAGTTTGGACTGATTAACATGCTGGAGAATTCCTAATCTGCAGCCCATAATAAACCAGCTGAAAGAGGTTATTTATTATAACCCGACCTCTCAAATATGAATTACTTAGGCGGGTTTACTGATAGTCAAATAATTAAGTTAATGAAGAGGAAGTAAGTGATCAGACCCTTGGTGGTGATGTCATccagttatttcattttcatttgcattcacaaaaaaagcagaataaatgaataaataaaaacctgatgGGAAATACAACTAAAACAAGGCACTTTATTGGGCATTTGTAAGAGGGCAGTGATTAATGCAGAACAAGTGCAGACAGCATCATTTTGCTGTCATGGGGGCTACAGGACAGCTTGTTTATATAgtgattaaatgcatttttaactggCCTCAGAAAGGTGCCTCTGTCTTGTTAAAACTGAACCAGACTGGGACATAGAGGACGGTGTCTGAGTGAATTTGACTCATTTACAGAGATTGGACCACACAGGTTTATTTCCTGGGTAAAAGGCGAATAGCATACACTTCCTGACAGGAGATGTTGGACTTTACAACTTGAGAGTTGTCAATGAAACCCTCAGCAGTTTTACACTGGATAGGTTTTAAAGTCAAGAAAAGGACACATCATAGAGTCTACCTGATTAGGTAAACTGCACATTAACATTTGCATTACATTCGGCAGGCTCTTTTATCTAAGGCGTCTTACAAGGAATATCCTAGATTTTATCCGTTCATGCATCCTCTGGGAATGAAACACCTGACCTTGGAGTTGCATGCATCATACTCTACAGTTTGAGGGGATGATACAGAGCCCCAAAGAAGTTATACTTCATATTACAGTGTTCAAATGTTTCAACTGTAAATTAGTGCTGTTTGTtagggcacaaaaaaaaaaaaaaaaaaaacctcattgaTAGCTCAAGTAATTAAAGAAAGGTCAACTATCTAAGTGGTAAGAGAAGTCTAGCACACACAAGTGGAACTGGCGGACAATAAAATTGGCTGAAAAAAACTGGGACTCAAGTCATAATCAATATCAGAACATCATATTGACTTTAACTCTGTTGACTTAGGCCCATAAGAAACAATCCTTAACACTTTAAACAGCAAGCTGTTAAAAGCACTGAGAACACCTTAGCAAGTTTTTTTGCACAGGCAAATGccaattacattttctttaaaaatctatacCATTACCAGTCTgtacaaacaataaaatctatacTAGCTGGAAAATTTATAGGACTATGGAGAACCACTGAATTAGAGGTTTCTTGAAACCTTTCAAATAGTAATAGTTATTCTTGCCTTACCAATCACCACCAAAAATCTTAAATATGAATTGTCACACCAACAATCTTGATTTAGTAATATTAACCTCAGTAAACTCGATGTGCCTTTTAGAAACACATATCCAAATcctgaatataaatgtaatgattcAGGCGGTTTTATCATACTTGTGTATACACAAGAAGATGGACAGAAATGCTGACTACCTGTGTCTTCTAACCATGACGGCATTGACACAGAGTCATGAGCACATGGTATCAAAGATATCACGACTTTACACATGGCACCGCTTTCAGCTCCAGCCCTtttatctgaataaaaatgtcagtttCATAGTGAAATAAGTAATTGTGACTCTACCAATTTGTCAGCCGGCAAATCAGCAACAATAACTTGAGCGGCATGACCCCGTAAAATATTTATACCCTGTAGTTTAATCAATCAGACTCATTACGGGAATATGAACAGATTGTGTGATCTTTTAAAGTAATCACCCTTATTGCTTGAGATTTCCCTCGGCCTTGTCGTGTCACTTAAGCTAATGGGAAGGTAAGAGAATGAGAGACTGGCCCCATAAATTCACATCTGTCCTGACTTTAACCgcagctcaaacacacacaaaaaggccAAGTTTTAGTAATAAACTTTATTGAAAAAGGCTCAGCCTTTCCTCTTTAAATGCAAGCTTACATTCAGGACAGGCATTTATTACGCTTGCGGGAAATCTATCAAACCGATGCAAAATGTGGTTTAATAATCGAGGTAAGCGAGTAGCTACCCGTCACTATAATTATGATTGGCTTGGAGTCAGCAAagggatgtgtttgtttttccctgCCATAATAAATAATCAGCCAATCCTTGAGATGTGATTTCTGAATGTACATGTAGAAAATGGCTGATGTTTACTTTTATACGCTAGTGTCTAATTTAAATGTCCGGCCTACCTAAACTTGAAGCGAACGCTTTATTTATAGCTGGTTGTGCAATGACTGTTTTAAAGACATAAACTTCAACCCAGTGGTGTCCAATAAAGCTAGATGATGTGgaattcaaaatctaatttacacctgaaaataaacagaatggattaaaataaatagtcTGTCAAAAGTGTCCAATCAATGAAGCATTTGTaggtaaacaaatacaatatcCGCCGAACTTTACTAAATGTGACGCTGTATTTCCTACCCCTCTCTGTGGCTTTTATGACACATCTGTGATTTACTGAAGGAGAGAAACAGTGGAGGATCAAAGGCACTTAACGCTGACCCATAATCCCTAGCTAATTAAATAATCCACTAATTGATTAATCACTAAATCAATAAAGCAGGAGATGGTTTATGGTGTTGGTATAGCATAGGTGACCAATTGGTTGCAACCAGGATAATGTATTTTgcatgactattattattactaggcCTATAGGATTAGTGATTTGAATAAACCCTGAACACTGGTATTAAACTTTGGCACATATGGTTGAACCCGCTTAGCCAGTAATCaacaagtaatataatatatgcttgaaaaaaaaaaaaaaaaaaaaaaaaaaaaaaaaggctaaatgtCCTGCCGGAAGATCCAGATGGATCCAGCCTAAGGTGATGGTTTTACGTGGTTTCTAACTGGTTCTAACTGGTTTTACGTGGTTTCTAACTGGTCATTCATGATCATTACAGCACAGTAAGTATGTGTTAAGTTAATGGGGATTTGTGGGGAAATTATGCTTATTcatcatgaaaataatatataaatatataaaaacatatatatatttgtctctgTCCTTTGTCTGTTGGGGTAAAATGTGACCTGGAGATGTTCTAAATTACTGCAAACATCACCCTAACCATCACATGTAAGGTGTACTTTTTGattaaacatactaaaaaaaatttgcctcagtaaaaaaaaaaaaaaaaaaaaaaaaacaagaacaaaggtAGGTTTCATTTGACCTTGATATGGACTATAACATGACATCATTTCAGCCTGTGGGATGATGAAAGCAGACACAGCCGACCAATGGAGGACAGTCCCACACACTccccataaacattttttttgtataatgaatGATTATCCAGAGAAGGCCGACTGGACTTAAAGAGGGATTGTTTGAATGGATGGAAATGCTAATTAAAGTGTAATTCATCCCACTGGAACTGTATCGCTGTCTGAAACTGGTGATGTCTAGGTAAATGTGAGTGTGCATATGCGGTTTATGGCCTCTCCATCCCGTCGGTGCAATAAGGTCATTGATGAGATTGATTATGATGAACATTGAGTCACACCGTCACTTTTGAGCTTCATGACCCATATGAACCATAAATTCAGGTGCCTAAACAGcctgtaataattattttatactacAGCGTAGACCAACCAAAGGGGTTTGATCAGTTGTTGAGGTTTCGGTATGTAGTCATTGACAAAACTGTTTCTGTAAAGGGCagcaaaataacattaaaacatcacaTTGTTAAAGAGGCAAAGCAGCCATCATTCACAGGTTTTTGGATGCCCTCCTCAGGTCAGTATAGCAGAGAAATTTGTCCATGTTTGTCGTTTTGACAACATTTTGTTTCTAggagacaaataaataaataaaaattcgtctgtcagttttttttctgtttctccacGTCATTCTAGACaaactggatgatggtgagatcagatccctgtgtggagcactggctgttgacCATCTCATTGCAAACAAAAATGtcactgtattattacaattaatggcaaaatgaatgtttggaaatgtaaactgatattttctactgacactgcagcaaaagatagaaattaCTGGCTTAAAACCTCTTTTTGTTGGtagaaatagtaataaaaatactacaataattattataaatatatcccTCTCTACCGAAGAAGAGTAGGCTACAAGAAAGAATAAGTTACTTATAACAAAGTATAACAGCATTCGTTTCTAAAACACCGTGGTATTACCAGTGTTTTGGGGCATAAAGACACATATGTTTACATATCactacaaaaagaacaaaaacgttgcaaaaatatcaatacaatttctaaaaaataaataaataaaaatttcgaGTTTCCTACACTAGTTTCCGACACAACTTGAGCAACATCTCCCCCGTGTGGTGATACCTAACCAGTTCCATCCGTCGCTGTTTCAATCACACTTTATTCACACCATTTACAAAAGGAATGAAATACATGTAAAAGAATGCCAAGATATATGTCTCCAGTCTTATATCCTAGAAATTAACAGACTTGCATAATTAAGAATTCCTGAACAGAAGCAAACCTGGACATGTTCAGGTTAAAATGTCCTTTCAAAACACATTAACATCCTAGTCAAAATCAATctgaagtaaatctgaatattatgataatttttctgaaataatcagaaaattactgctgctaaaaataaacaaataaaacaatcaaaaagtaGAAACACATTTAGGTCCTTATTCACAGATTTAATTTAGTCCTGAATTATCAAAGCACATGTAATGCATATGATAACTCATaaaaacatgtctgggtcatatcAACATATTGCCACAATGACAAATAATGTTATGGTCCTACAAACAGgctttattctatttattttgttgGGGTTAAAATATGGCCCTGACATTTTTTTGTGAGATTGATCCACACTAACCTAGACTTATCAGacacaataaacaaataactgAACGCAGCAATTATCTCTAGACATGGATTTCTTGCTCAATTAAAATGCatacttaaatatatttctaatgtttgttttaaagaagtaGTTTCCTTTAAGAAGTGTCCTTTAAAGAACACTCAAATACTGTAAGCAATTAAAGCAACTTCtactaaacaaaacaactgagagtatttacagtcatttgtaccacttaaaaagagaaaagtgaACACATTCTTTTTGCAAAGTAATGTGAACTCACAGGCATGACCTTTTGTTACACATCCTCTCAAAGTCTCTGAAACAAATATTGAGCGTAGCTTAACTAACACACTTTCACTTCGTAATAAAAGTTGAGAGCTATAGCCAAACTAGTTAAAATTACTCTCTCTTTAATCCACAAATTCTTCAGCCCTGCTTTCAGACTCCTTCATTAAACGTGAGCAGAACTATTTTTTCAATGCTACAACATACATAAGAATGATTTTGGTCAGAAATCTGTTTCGCAGATGAAGTCCACTGACAGTAACTCAGCTTTATCTTTGGACCTTCACAACACAAAGTCCCTAATTCTCTGCCCACAAATAACCTTGAATGTCTTGCTTTCTCAGGAGAGCTACGTTTAAATAACCTAACTGATGtcagttacattttaaacagcTAAAATTCGAATCAGTATCctcataaatatacatttgttttcattCCTTAAAATGGACAAGctaagaaatgtgaaaaaaagacaGGTAGGCCAAATTCGAATCCTAAAACAACTGGTTTGTAATGTAAACGGTGCCCTGTGATAATGCTGCTATTACAGCAAATAGAGCTATTGCCCTCtgttgtgtggtttgtgtgaAATTACAGTGAATCCCACAAAATCAGAAGCATGCCCTGTTCATATTTGACCCCAAAGTCATAAGATCATTTCATTGCTCAAAAtggattttggtgtgaaatatgagACATTGATGTGAAGGCTAGTGTGATCATGCTGGAGTGTGTAACCATGGCGTACTGAGCTCACTGAGGTAAGACAGAGCAAATGTTTGCAAGGCTTGTGAGTTCAGCGGGTTATTTTTGTCTGAAAGAGAGAGTGCATAGTCCAAAATGCCCAGAGTCCACAGGAAAACTGACATGAAATCTCAGTGGAAGCATCATACTCTGTTGGTATCTACGTCTGCACTGTTTGAGTCCCGAAGGTTTTGGACCTGGTCAAGGACCCAGCTGATTCTGGGCCTTTCCTGAGGATTGGTCACCATAGTGGAGCTGAGGAGGGTTTGAAGACCTTGAGAATAACTGTGTCAAAGAAAGAGACAAAGTAACCAGTTATACAGTATACACAAGGGTGTGGCAGGTATACTTCCTCCAGTTACCAAGATGTTAAAATgttgtgatttaaaaacattacagttatcTCACTCCATGATTAAAACTGTTCAATAACAAGCAGTTTTCTGCTATAAAGAGACTAGCATTCATTTGGTCATGTGATCTCCACGTTGGCCCTATGAGACGATCCACTCCATGAATATCTTTGATTAAACTTGTAAGATTTTATTAATCTCTTGTGAGTATTCATGATTTGAAACTTATTATCCAAGATGTCCACATTTTTGTATGtgtaaaatttttgtttaaaatagtttagaatatattatgtgatattccacatttaagtaaattatacaaatttaaaatgggaaaatagtttaaaatacaatattttattttatatatatatatatatatatatatatatatatatatatatatatatatatatatatatatatatatatatatatatatatatatctatatatatattttattttattttatttttatgagggaaaattataaaatacaaaaatatattctaatttaatatttaaaaccaattttcccacattaaaaaattcacataaaactgtgtgaaatattatattttcttttattacaaTTTCTTATGTGTAATATGCTAAATTagttaaaacataatataagaatactatttaaatatatgtagttttaaatgttacattactaaaaaaagaaaaaaaatcacataagttacacagttttgtttgttgtttgaaaataaataaaaatatatatgctgaaaaaaataataataatataagaatattatttaaaattataattcataatattatatatttcttgttagatcaacaaaatgttttatctGGCATCGCAAAGATCTGCTGAAACAGTTGCTGCATTTAAATCCACACTCAAAACACATCTGTTTAGCTGTACATTTACTGAATGAGCTGAATgtactgttttaattcattacaaatctatttttaatttatttgaacatttcacTTCCTTGCTTTTAtcattgtgaatatttttatgattaattaaattccttttatgttaagcactttgaattaccattgtgtatgaaattgcaatataaataaacttgccttgccttttcTCAGGAGGACCACAGAGGCtaaattttacacaataatgGCCCTGAAAGTTGGAGCTCACCTGCACGACTGTGGAATGGAGACTGGATTCTGGACGGCGAGAGCCACGCTGTCACCCTTCTGAAATATCAAGTCATATGGTCCCTCCAGCATCATCATACAGTACAACACACAACCTAGAGACTAGGGTACAAAATACAAAGATTAGCTACAGCAGACATAACAGACTGCCACAGACATAACATTATGCTGACCTGAAGGAGCAAAGATAAGAATGGACAAAGTTTGCTAACATTAGCCCTGCACAGACATAACTAAACACACTGAACATCAATAAAACAACATGTCTGGATTGTTGCATTATTCTGTAATTCACGCTGTTTTGAGAATGAAGTGTTGAAACGTAAATAACCATTACTCTcgttaaaacacacaaaaatgagaattattaaaatattttcttttctcttataTGTTATAGTGTGTCTCTACATTTTAGAGAtctgttgttctgtgtgagatggTGCATCTCTGAGCGGCCCAATCCTGATAGAGAAAGTGTACAAACATTGATTCTTTtaatgttctgattggctgaaaattTATTGATAAGTGCCGCTGGACAATTTTCTGCTCTAACCTGGACTGTCATGGCCTCCCGTGACCCCCGAATTTCAATCCTGGCCTTGTTCATGGAGCCCAAGTCCATTAACAAAGGGCGATCGTTCTCATCCAGTAAAACATTGGTGGGTTTCAAGTCCCTGTTTCCAGAAATAAAGCTCATGAGTgataataacaaaagaaaaacatacagcaGAACATTCAAATGTACATTGTACATGACGACGACAAATGtgcattatccttcagaaatcattctaatatgctgattatcaatttaatgcattcttgctatataaaaatcatcaatttctttaaaaaaacaaaaaaaaacaaagtttgaatTGTAGTGTACATATTTCAGTCTGAAAACAGGATATTCCTCAGGAGTTACCAGTTCAGTGCTAGGACAGCTTTTGTTATCTACAGAACTATGATATAATATCTTCTTTGGGTCACTTCTATTCAAAAGTCTCTCTAGGATTCATATAAAAGAACCTctcagctcttaatgcatcgtgtttccttctggagcttCAGTGAATGTAtgaaccttttgtaatagttgtgtacGAGTCCCTCAGTTGCTGTCAGTGAAGaaatgaaaagatggatctcaaaattagggcctttcgcaccgctatagttccagaactaaatgtacattactaaagtactgggacgattttgcgcgaaTTATTTTTCAGTACCATATAAAGGGTTGCATTCGACAGTGTGcactaggaagtgacgtaaggcgttcgacagcgacgtcatttgtgcgcGGCGTTCAACAATGGAAACAAAGAACAACAACATGAACGTTAACAActggaggatggaggacgctgtgatctgagctgtgtttttgttgtgtctcacaggtttcacaataatggacatggaatgtcgacgtatacatAAAGGTACGTATACAGAAAGGAGGAcaaagaatctccaacgacaacttgcagtgctacatttgctacaagtgcacTTTAGCGTCCGTtcatctatcgctgttctccatTTTTGCTAAATAAGTTGACACAGTATGTTGGCGGGTGATCATGGTGGGTGAGGGCATTTTTCGTACGCTTTTGGCCATTCACTGTCTACTTACGTCATGGGTAGtgccagttgtgctggttagaccctgctccggagtaggagctaatttggttctcgaaaaaggcaatCCGGTACTAAAATAGCACCCAGTTCCCGGCGGTGCGAAAACGCTAAATAGtcggtagttccacaattagttctggtactatgaaaaggttcctgtggtGCACAAGGCCCTATTAATTACTATTAAGTAACTAGTTATTTTTACTGGTTCCATCTTCAATGCAGAACCAAGGCAAAACTAATGATGGATGAATTTTACTCTCAGTACCTGTGTGCATAGCCTTTGTCATGTATTGCTTTGAGGCCTTCACTGATGCCATGCAGAATGTGTAGTATGCGGCTCTCAGGCATAGAGCTTCCCTTATCCCGCAGCTTCTCAAGAACAGACCAAAGACTTCCGTTCTGCACAGAAGAATTCAGCacataaaacacttaaattgCATACTGCACATCTCAGAACTCACCGGACTTTTGGATTTATTAGAAGCCTGGAATGGAAAAGCAGAACACGATCCACTTACACTGATGTATGGGAGCAACAGCCAGGCTTCACACTTTCCGCTGCGCTCCATGAAGGTGTGTGCAGTCAGGCTGAGGATGTTGGGATGGTTGAATAGGCGGTGCATCTCCACCTCAGTCTGGGCCTCTGTGCGGCCCTCACGGTCGTGGCAAAGGATTCGCTTTAGAGCATAGAAGTggccatcatgtgcaccttctaccaGATCCACATAGCTAAATCCTCTAGAAGGTATGATGAAAATAATTATAGACAATAGAATCACAATGAAATTACTATTTGTCCTTGTGAGACCAGCTGTTTAATCCAATAAATTTCACTTAAGCACACTATAATGAAAACTGCCATGCATAATTATATTGCATAAACATATTTCTTCCATATTTTTCCTTGCCAAGGTGGCATCATTGGGCTCACACAATTCCAGtcatttttaaaggaacagttcaacaaaaaaactaaatatttgctgaaaatgtactcacccgcaggccatacaagatgtagatgagtttcttcattacattagatttagagaaatttagcattacatcacttgctcaccatcggatcctctgcagtgaatgggtgccgtcagaccgAGAGTGCAAACAgccgataaaaacatcacacaataatccacaccactctaaTCCAtgaattaacgtcttgtgaagtgaaatgaaACGCTGTAAGTTTACAAGAAACCAAACAAACCCATCACTaagacatttaaactttaaactgttgcttctggaaaaaaataaaaataaaataaaaattaaaaaatgagtccataatccataataaagcttcctccagtggaaaggtccatcctgttgtcctctcacatcaaaatccaccaacatatttgtttagaactgtttaagGTTGTTTTCACTTAGAAACTGTGCTTGTTTCTTGCTAATTCAGATGAGACACTTTTTCATTGGAGAGAACAATATTAAGGATAAAGTATTTCAGACtgtcttaatgatggatgtgtttcttacaaatacacagATTGATACATTCATGGAGTCgtgtggataattgtgatgtttttatcagctgtttggactctcattctgatggcacccattcattgcagaggatccatgggtgagcaagtgatataatgctaaattgtaaaaaatctgttctgattaagaaacaaacttatctataccttggatggcctgagggtaagtacattttcagcaaatttcatttttgggtaaattattcctttaagtatTTTAAGGACTAAATAGTCCAGTTGAGGAGTCTTACCCTTCTTCTAGTTTCTGGATGAAGTAGTATCTCTTGTTGTCAATGGTGATGGCACTGCGCGAGCATATACACAAAGCTTGTCCCATCTTCTCTGGAGCATTGCCTATGACCGACCATGGATGAAGGAGAGGCTCTGTAAGAGATTTAGACTTGATTAGTTATATCccttttttcaaatttattttatgccatattcatttattctgttttttattctattctatattcaGAATAGAGCAATGTGTACGACTGTCACTGAATTCTACAGGAGGTCACAAGGAAATACCAAAAATAATATTGTGCAGATCATTTTGTGCTAAGGTTCAGAGTGTTTGCAGCATTTTCCTGCAAACTCCAAAGCAATGAAATATGTGTTGATAACAAAATCAATTGTAATTTCAgcatattttggaataaatagtGCATTATGTAACTGTATGAGCCTATGGGAATgtaacaatagattttttttttttttcaatgtggtTGTGGTAACAAGAAATATGTATCTGTGAGGGGgatgctctttttcttttttgacatgaATAAAACACTAAAGCTTATAAATAAAacgtattattatttattattaaatgcaagATAATTTAGACCGACTGGGCAAGTCAACGTAATACTGCTTGTCACTTTCAGTGTCCAATTttctactaaaataaattattcacgGTGTAGAACGGAGCTTTCTGATTGGCTTCCTActatttattttacctttatgaCGTGCGCCGTTGTGTGACAGATGCCCTTGCTAGTGAAACGCGTTGAATTTATCATGAATCCGTCACGATAATTCATGACTTTGTCCTACACATCGATCCATTTATGAATTCGGATCCGAGGTAAACGTGGCATCTTCAAGACCAACTGGTTTGTGTTTCGATTTTATGCTTCAAGCAAGACCCGCAACATTCAAATGTAGACTAGGTTCTTATTTAATTACATGACGCTGTTATCAAGCCATCAAATATGGTTCTACATAAATGATTAAAGTGAGATTCGGTTCACCTTATGAGACGCTCTCCCTGTCCTCCGCTAATTTCTCCGGTTTCTTccgtctacaaaaaaaaaaaaaaaccctaaccgTGACGTATTCTGACGTAGACTTTCGGTTTAACCCATACAATGCTGGTCCCAAAGAACATCCT
Proteins encoded:
- the LOC109074794 gene encoding LOW QUALITY PROTEIN: serine/threonine-protein kinase 16-like (The sequence of the model RefSeq protein was modified relative to this genomic sequence to represent the inferred CDS: substituted 2 bases at 2 genomic stop codons); the protein is MGQALCICSRSAITIDNKRYYFIQKLEEGGFSYVDLVEGAHDGHFYALKRILCHDREGRTEAQTEVEMHRLFNHPNILSLTAHTFMERSGKCEAWLLLPYISNGSLWSVLEKLRDKGSSMPESRILHILHGISEGLKAIHDKGYAHRDLKPTNVLLDENDRPLLMDLGSMNKARIEIRGSREAMTVQDWAAQRCTISHRTTDLXNVETHYNIXEKRKYFNNSHFCSLGCVLYCMMMLEGPYDLIFQKGDSVALAVQNPVSIPQSCSYSQGLQTLLSSTMVTNPQERPRISWVLDQVQNLRDSNSADVDTNRV